The Campylobacter sp. RM10537 genome has a segment encoding these proteins:
- a CDS encoding sodium-dependent transporter, protein MSSKFSKIGFILAVAGSAVGLGNAWKFPTLVGQSGGSAFILLYIILTLGVGFVIFLAELSIGKISEKDPVNAYKKLAPKYKKAWSFVGFTMIGSILIVSFYALVIGWVVKYAYLSVIGKLPNNLEISKIEFENLTAHDFLSQFVCFTLVFFVIFYIVSKGIKNGIERLNVWMMPSLFILLILMLIYAMSKDGFILALKFLFIPDFHKINISNILEALGLAFFSLSLGVGTIITYSASLPDRTNFITSTLNIIFINLLAGLLMGLVVFTFIFEFGYDPNQQGPGFVFVSLATLFEKLGLIGHIFGAAFFVSLVFAGITSAVSMIEPSTFYLINTFKISRKKALILIGIFVYILGILCILSSLDATQFKILGMSFFDLLDSFSSKIIMPLGGILIAIFVGFVIKRETLEILFKPYMGSIFFKIWYVFIRFISPLAVFVVLITKLLEFYIKF, encoded by the coding sequence TTGAGTTCTAAATTTTCAAAAATAGGTTTTATTTTAGCTGTTGCAGGTTCAGCTGTAGGTTTAGGAAATGCATGGAAATTTCCAACTCTCGTAGGACAAAGTGGAGGATCTGCATTTATTTTGCTTTATATTATTTTAACCTTAGGGGTTGGTTTTGTTATTTTTTTAGCCGAATTAAGCATTGGTAAAATTAGCGAAAAAGATCCAGTAAATGCTTATAAAAAATTAGCACCTAAATATAAAAAGGCTTGGTCTTTTGTAGGTTTTACTATGATAGGATCAATTTTAATTGTATCTTTTTATGCTTTAGTGATTGGATGGGTGGTAAAATATGCTTATTTAAGTGTGATTGGAAAACTACCAAATAATTTAGAAATAAGTAAAATTGAATTTGAAAATCTTACAGCTCATGATTTTTTAAGTCAATTTGTTTGCTTTACTTTGGTATTTTTTGTTATTTTTTACATTGTTTCCAAGGGAATTAAAAACGGCATTGAAAGATTAAATGTATGGATGATGCCTTCTTTGTTTATTTTGTTAATTTTAATGCTAATTTATGCAATGAGTAAAGATGGATTTATCTTGGCTTTAAAATTTCTTTTCATTCCGGATTTTCATAAAATTAATATTTCAAATATTCTTGAAGCTCTAGGACTTGCTTTTTTCAGTTTATCCTTAGGGGTTGGAACTATTATCACTTATTCAGCAAGTTTGCCTGATCGAACTAATTTTATTACAAGTACTTTAAATATTATTTTTATTAATCTTTTAGCAGGTCTTTTAATGGGTCTTGTTGTTTTTACTTTTATTTTTGAATTTGGTTACGATCCTAATCAGCAGGGCCCAGGTTTTGTTTTCGTTTCTTTGGCTACTTTATTTGAAAAACTTGGTTTAATTGGTCATATTTTTGGGGCTGCTTTTTTTGTTTCTTTGGTGTTTGCAGGTATTACTTCAGCTGTTTCTATGATCGAACCTTCAACTTTTTATTTGATCAATACTTTTAAAATAAGTCGCAAAAAAGCTTTAATTTTGATAGGTATTTTTGTATATATTTTGGGTATTTTATGTATTTTATCTTCTTTAGATGCTACACAGTTTAAAATTTTAGGAATGAGTTTTTTTGATTTATTAGATAGCTTTTCTAGTAAGATTATTATGCCATTAGGCGGAATTTTAATTGCAATTTTTGTTGGTTTTGTGATAAAAAGAGAAACTTTAGAAATTTTATTTAAACCTTATATGGGAAGCATATTTTTTAAAATTTGGTATGTTTTTATAAGATTTATATCGCCTTTAGCAGTTTTTGTAGTTTTAATAACAAAACTTTTAGAATTTTATATAAAATTTTAA
- a CDS encoding cysteine ABC transporter substrate-binding protein: MKKIFLSIFTAIIAIFLSACGENSKQINSLEKIKQNGIVRIGVFGDKPPFGYVDEKGKNQGYDVYLAKRIAKELLGDENKVQFVLVEAANRVEFLKSNKVDIILANFTQTPERAEQVDFCLPYMKVALGVVAPKDSTIHSIEDLKDKILLINKGTTADAYFSKNYPNIKTLKYDQNTETFAALMDKRGDALSHDNTLLFAWVKDHPQFKMAIKELGNKDVIAPAVKKGDKELKQFIDNLIIKLGGEHFFHKAYDETLKQHFGDDVQADDVVIEGGKIQ; the protein is encoded by the coding sequence ATGAAAAAAATATTCTTGAGTATTTTTACAGCTATAATAGCTATATTTTTAAGTGCTTGTGGAGAAAATTCAAAACAGATTAATTCTCTTGAAAAAATTAAGCAAAATGGAATTGTAAGAATAGGTGTGTTTGGAGATAAACCTCCTTTTGGTTATGTAGATGAAAAAGGTAAAAATCAAGGTTATGATGTTTATTTGGCAAAACGCATAGCAAAAGAACTTTTAGGAGATGAAAATAAAGTTCAATTTGTGCTTGTTGAAGCTGCTAATAGGGTAGAGTTTTTAAAATCAAATAAGGTTGATATTATTTTAGCTAATTTTACCCAAACCCCAGAAAGAGCAGAGCAGGTAGATTTTTGTTTACCTTATATGAAAGTAGCTTTAGGGGTTGTTGCTCCAAAAGATAGTACAATTCATAGTATAGAGGATTTAAAAGATAAAATCTTGCTTATAAATAAAGGCACAACAGCGGATGCATATTTTTCAAAAAATTATCCTAATATAAAAACCTTAAAATACGATCAAAATACTGAAACTTTTGCAGCTTTAATGGACAAAAGAGGAGATGCTTTAAGCCATGATAATACTTTACTTTTTGCTTGGGTAAAAGATCACCCTCAATTTAAAATGGCCATCAAAGAATTGGGAAATAAGGATGTTATAGCTCCTGCGGTTAAAAAAGGTGATAAAGAACTTAAGCAATTTATCGATAATTTAATTATTAAATTAGGTGGGGAACATTTCTTTCACAAAGCTTATGATGAAACATTAAAGCAGCATTTTGGAGATGATGTTCAAGCTGATGATGTGGTTATTGAAGGCGGTAAAATACAATAA
- the cmoB gene encoding tRNA 5-methoxyuridine(34)/uridine 5-oxyacetic acid(34) synthase CmoB — protein MKNILENQLLKHPLYLKIQKLKELNNENKLYLKDSVILNTNNIQKDEILELAKELKPWRKGPFQINDLFIDAEWKSYIKFNILKPFMNEISGKTVADIGCNNGYYMFKMLEFNPALLVGFDPSIKYRLQFELINALAKTSIKYELLGVEDLPNYPLKFDVIFCLGVIYHRSDPIKMLKELKSGLNKNGVVFLDTMYIEDEREIALVPNKTYSKIPNIYFIPSISALKNWCERAGFKDFQILSTKKTDENEQRKTEWIDSYSLNNFLDPNNKNLTVEGYEAPKRVYVKIKI, from the coding sequence ATGAAAAATATTTTAGAAAATCAATTATTAAAACATCCTTTATATCTTAAAATTCAAAAATTAAAAGAATTAAATAATGAAAATAAACTCTATTTAAAAGACAGTGTAATTTTAAATACAAATAACATTCAAAAAGATGAAATTTTAGAACTTGCAAAAGAGTTAAAACCATGGAGAAAAGGTCCTTTCCAAATAAATGATCTTTTTATTGACGCCGAATGGAAAAGTTATATTAAATTTAATATCTTAAAACCTTTTATGAATGAAATTTCAGGAAAAACAGTAGCGGATATTGGGTGCAATAATGGTTATTATATGTTTAAAATGCTCGAATTTAACCCAGCATTATTAGTAGGTTTTGATCCCTCTATAAAATATCGACTACAATTTGAACTCATCAATGCCTTAGCTAAAACTTCAATAAAATATGAGCTTTTAGGTGTCGAAGATCTTCCAAATTATCCACTTAAGTTTGATGTGATTTTTTGCCTTGGAGTTATTTATCATAGAAGCGATCCAATTAAAATGTTAAAAGAATTAAAATCAGGACTCAATAAAAATGGGGTAGTTTTTTTAGACACTATGTATATAGAAGATGAAAGAGAAATTGCACTTGTTCCAAATAAAACCTATTCAAAAATTCCAAATATTTATTTTATCCCAAGCATAAGTGCTTTAAAAAATTGGTGCGAAAGAGCAGGCTTTAAAGATTTTCAAATTTTAAGCACAAAAAAAACTGATGAAAATGAGCAAAGAAAAACAGAATGGATTGACTCTTACTCATTAAATAATTTTTTAGATCCAAATAATAAAAATCTTACTGTAGAAGGTTATGAAGCCCCAAAAAGAGTTTATGTAAAAATAAAGATATAA
- the pckA gene encoding phosphoenolpyruvate carboxykinase (ATP): MREIENLGLKNIGKIYHNLSYEELFKHENINQEGQCTQSGAFSVDTGIFTGRSPGDKYFVKQEPSSRFIAWGKTNQAINKDLFEKLLNKAKNQLDGKDIYIQDVFCGASLKSRKAVRFVTEVAWQAHFVKNMFIEPSQAELENFNPEFIVYNACKCHNDEFKKDGLNSEVFVLFNIEENIAVIGGTWYGGEMKKGIFSMMNYWLPLENKLSMHCSANVGEKGDVALFFGLSGTGKTTLSTDPNRKLIGDDEHGWDDEGVFNFEGGCYAKTINLDPKNEPEIYAAIKRNALLENVVLNEDKSVDYSDATKTENTRVSYPIDHIKNHEPTLKAGHPKNIIFLSADAFGVLPPISKLSKEQAMYYFLSGYTAKVAGTERGVTEPQATFSACFGEPFMPLHPTVYARLLGEKIDQHGVNVFLVNTGWTGGSYGIGQRMSIKATRSCINAILNGSINDCEFENFEVFNLAIPKNIIGVESLLLNPINTWKNQEEYCLKRNELAKMFMENFKRYEDVKEGLEFSKFGPKI, from the coding sequence ATGAGAGAAATAGAAAATTTGGGTTTAAAAAATATAGGTAAAATTTATCACAATTTAAGTTATGAAGAGTTGTTTAAGCATGAAAATATCAATCAAGAAGGGCAATGTACTCAAAGCGGTGCTTTTAGTGTTGATACAGGTATTTTTACCGGTAGAAGTCCAGGAGATAAATATTTTGTTAAGCAAGAGCCTTCGAGCCGATTTATAGCTTGGGGTAAGACAAACCAAGCTATAAATAAAGATTTATTTGAAAAACTTTTAAATAAAGCTAAAAATCAATTAGATGGAAAAGATATTTATATACAAGATGTTTTTTGTGGAGCTTCCTTAAAAAGTCGTAAAGCTGTGAGATTTGTAACTGAGGTAGCATGGCAAGCACATTTTGTAAAGAATATGTTTATTGAGCCAAGTCAAGCAGAATTAGAAAATTTTAATCCAGAATTTATTGTTTATAATGCTTGTAAGTGCCACAATGATGAATTTAAAAAAGATGGGTTAAATTCTGAAGTTTTTGTTTTATTTAACATAGAGGAAAATATTGCTGTTATTGGTGGAACTTGGTATGGTGGAGAAATGAAAAAAGGTATTTTTTCAATGATGAATTATTGGTTACCTCTTGAAAATAAACTTTCAATGCATTGTAGCGCTAATGTTGGTGAAAAAGGAGATGTGGCGCTATTTTTTGGATTGAGCGGAACTGGAAAAACTACTTTATCAACTGATCCTAATAGAAAATTAATTGGAGATGATGAACATGGATGGGATGATGAGGGTGTATTTAATTTTGAAGGAGGATGCTATGCAAAGACAATTAATCTTGATCCTAAAAATGAGCCAGAAATTTATGCCGCTATAAAAAGAAATGCACTTTTAGAAAATGTAGTTTTAAACGAAGATAAAAGTGTAGATTATAGTGACGCAACAAAAACTGAAAATACAAGAGTGTCTTATCCAATTGATCATATTAAAAATCATGAACCAACTTTAAAAGCTGGACATCCAAAAAATATTATTTTTCTAAGCGCAGATGCTTTTGGGGTCTTACCTCCTATTAGTAAATTAAGCAAAGAACAAGCAATGTATTATTTTTTAAGTGGATATACTGCGAAAGTAGCTGGAACGGAGCGTGGTGTAACTGAACCTCAAGCTACATTTTCGGCTTGTTTTGGAGAGCCTTTTATGCCACTTCATCCAACTGTTTATGCAAGATTACTCGGAGAAAAAATTGATCAACATGGAGTAAATGTTTTTTTAGTCAATACTGGTTGGACTGGTGGAAGTTATGGAATTGGACAAAGAATGAGTATTAAGGCTACTAGATCTTGCATAAATGCGATTTTAAATGGGAGTATTAATGATTGTGAATTTGAAAATTTTGAAGTATTTAATCTGGCTATTCCTAAAAACATTATAGGAGTTGAAAGTTTGCTTTTAAATCCTATTAATACTTGGAAAAATCAAGAAGAATATTGTTTAAAAAGAAACGAACTTGCAAAAATGTTTATGGAAAATTTTAAACGTTATGAAGATGTTAAAGAAGGTTTAGAATTTAGTAAATTTGGTCCAAAAATTTAA
- a CDS encoding biotin/lipoyl-containing protein translates to MAKKFIDVMDTSFRDGFQSVYGARILTKDFLPALEAAKEAGINHFEFGGGARFQSLYFYLNENAFDMMDKFRSIVGKDANLQTLARGINTIALDTGSRELVELHAKLFAKHGTTTIRNFDALNDTNNLKFSAECIIKYGLKHEICITLMDLPPHCYGAHDVSFYEKILKEILLSEIPFHSICFKDASGTSNPNKIYETIKMAKRVLPSNTHVRLHTHETAGVSVACYLAALEAGVDGIDLAAAPVSGGTSQPDILTMMHALKGKNYDLGGLNEEKILVYEETLKECLKDYFLPPEASRVNPLIPFSPMPGGALTSNTQMMRDNNILDRFPEVINAMREVVEKGGFGTSVTPVSQFYFQQAFNNVIFGSWKKIAEGYGKMVLGYFGKTPVKPNDEVVKLAAEQLKLEPTEELAIDLADKDETKKISYIKSLLEKENIEINEENIFIVATCKEKGISFLKGEAKINIRKNDLAASKQNIDENHFTVKVNGNKYFVEVNSGFDDKIEIKNIEKVENNIQNANSIQGIQAPISGSLFKIHINENSEVKSGQVVAILEAMKMEIEVNAPKDGVIEKINVKVGDSVSEGQIIATYKNN, encoded by the coding sequence ATGGCTAAAAAATTTATAGATGTGATGGATACAAGTTTTAGAGATGGCTTTCAATCAGTTTATGGAGCTAGAATTTTAACAAAGGACTTTTTACCTGCTTTAGAGGCTGCAAAAGAAGCAGGGATTAATCATTTTGAATTTGGCGGAGGGGCTAGATTTCAAAGTTTATATTTTTATCTTAATGAAAATGCCTTTGATATGATGGATAAATTTCGTTCAATTGTAGGCAAAGATGCTAATTTGCAAACCTTAGCAAGAGGGATTAATACTATTGCTTTGGATACTGGAAGTAGAGAGCTTGTTGAATTACATGCAAAACTTTTTGCAAAACACGGAACAACAACTATTCGGAATTTTGATGCTTTAAATGATACTAATAATCTTAAATTTAGTGCAGAATGTATTATTAAATATGGATTAAAACATGAAATTTGTATCACTTTGATGGATTTGCCTCCGCATTGTTATGGGGCTCATGATGTATCATTTTATGAGAAAATTTTAAAAGAAATTTTACTTTCAGAAATACCTTTTCATAGTATTTGCTTTAAGGATGCAAGTGGAACTTCAAATCCTAATAAAATTTATGAAACTATCAAAATGGCAAAAAGAGTTTTGCCTTCAAATACTCATGTAAGACTTCATACTCATGAGACAGCAGGAGTAAGTGTAGCTTGCTATTTAGCAGCTTTAGAAGCAGGTGTTGATGGTATTGATTTGGCTGCAGCTCCTGTTAGTGGAGGAACTTCACAGCCTGATATTTTAACCATGATGCACGCGCTTAAGGGAAAAAATTATGATTTAGGCGGTTTGAATGAAGAAAAAATTTTAGTATACGAAGAAACTTTAAAAGAATGCCTTAAGGATTATTTTTTACCTCCTGAGGCGAGTAGGGTTAATCCTTTAATTCCTTTTTCGCCTATGCCAGGAGGTGCTTTAACTTCTAATACACAAATGATGAGAGATAATAATATTTTAGATCGTTTTCCAGAAGTAATTAATGCGATGCGTGAGGTTGTTGAAAAAGGTGGATTTGGAACATCAGTTACCCCAGTTTCTCAATTTTATTTTCAACAAGCTTTTAATAATGTGATATTTGGTTCTTGGAAAAAAATTGCCGAAGGCTATGGTAAAATGGTTCTTGGTTATTTTGGAAAAACACCTGTAAAACCAAATGATGAAGTTGTAAAACTTGCAGCAGAGCAGCTTAAGTTAGAGCCAACAGAAGAATTAGCAATCGATTTGGCAGATAAAGATGAAACGAAAAAAATATCTTATATTAAAAGTTTGTTAGAAAAAGAAAATATTGAAATAAATGAAGAAAATATTTTTATTGTAGCAACTTGCAAGGAAAAAGGAATAAGCTTTTTAAAAGGAGAAGCTAAAATCAATATACGTAAAAACGATTTAGCAGCATCTAAGCAAAATATAGATGAAAATCATTTTACAGTAAAGGTTAATGGAAATAAATATTTTGTTGAAGTGAATTCTGGATTTGATGATAAAATTGAAATTAAAAATATAGAGAAAGTAGAAAATAATATTCAAAATGCTAATTCTATTCAAGGAATTCAAGCTCCAATTTCAGGATCACTTTTTAAAATACATATTAACGAGAATTCTGAAGTTAAAAGTGGTCAAGTCGTGGCTATCTTGGAAGCTATGAAAATGGAAATTGAAGTTAATGCGCCAAAAGATGGAGTAATTGAGAAGATTAATGTAAAAGTAGGCGATAGTGTTAGTGAAGGCCAAATCATTGCAACCTATAAAAATAATTAA
- a CDS encoding F0F1 ATP synthase subunit C, with product MKKIFFLLLAFSAVAFAAETNNLVEQEAMNTWIKAFSVLAAGLGLGVAALGGAIGMGSTAAATIAGTARNPGLGPKLMTTMFIALAMIEAQVIYALVIALIALYANPFIKFIPAAS from the coding sequence ATGAAAAAAATATTTTTTCTGCTTTTAGCTTTTTCAGCAGTGGCTTTTGCAGCTGAAACAAATAATTTAGTAGAACAAGAAGCTATGAACACTTGGATTAAAGCTTTTTCAGTATTAGCTGCTGGTTTGGGATTAGGAGTTGCGGCACTCGGTGGTGCTATCGGTATGGGAAGTACAGCTGCAGCAACTATAGCAGGAACAGCTAGAAATCCTGGACTTGGACCAAAATTAATGACTACAATGTTCATTGCTTTAGCTATGATTGAAGCACAAGTGATTTATGCGCTTGTTATTGCTCTTATAGCACTTTATGCAAACCCTTTTATAAAATTTATTCCTGCTGCATCTTAA
- a CDS encoding MFS transporter: protein MQKKYKNIAYASLGGALEFYDFVLFVFFLDIFSKIFFPQNNFFWTQINTYISFGIAYLVRPFGAIIMAHFGDRYGRKNIFYLSIFFMVAPSFFLAFLPTYEMIGLYSTFALFLIRILQGLAIGVEVSGAWVYISEFVKGNKIPIFLGFASAALTLGLLLGNFTVLILDNYFSKEQVEQYAWRLPFILAGIFGIFILSLRKKIDETPEFLKLKIRKQLVNFPLKHALKTHKMSMFICFLMTIVLTSGIATLMILPKYFSSIFNFDPSQGLWMQNFGILSVIFGSIVQGFLASKWGSYKICSFFSISLMFFGILFSFYNQQFLWYFLIVCFSQGIITFAPVFMTQIFKNEIKLSGLSFAYNISYAFLAFLIPFIIDFLYKKYLGFYFVFVGMCSLFCMFLLKKHTKKIKN, encoded by the coding sequence ATGCAAAAAAAATATAAAAATATTGCTTATGCGTCTTTAGGTGGAGCATTAGAATTTTATGATTTTGTTCTTTTTGTGTTTTTTTTAGATATTTTTTCTAAGATTTTTTTTCCGCAAAATAATTTTTTTTGGACTCAAATAAATACCTATATTTCTTTTGGAATAGCTTACTTAGTTCGTCCATTTGGAGCTATAATAATGGCACATTTTGGAGATAGATACGGTCGTAAAAATATCTTTTATCTGTCTATTTTTTTTATGGTTGCACCTAGTTTTTTTTTAGCTTTTTTGCCTACTTATGAAATGATAGGATTGTATTCTACTTTTGCCTTATTTTTAATTCGTATTTTACAAGGTTTAGCTATAGGAGTTGAGGTAAGTGGAGCTTGGGTTTATATCAGTGAATTTGTAAAAGGAAATAAAATTCCTATTTTTCTTGGTTTTGCCTCTGCTGCTTTAACTTTAGGTTTATTATTGGGAAATTTTACAGTTTTAATTTTAGATAATTATTTTTCTAAGGAACAAGTGGAGCAATATGCATGGAGACTTCCCTTTATTTTGGCTGGAATATTTGGAATTTTTATTTTATCATTAAGAAAAAAAATAGATGAAACTCCAGAATTTTTAAAATTAAAGATTCGAAAACAACTTGTAAATTTTCCATTAAAACATGCCTTAAAAACGCATAAAATGAGTATGTTTATTTGTTTTTTAATGACTATAGTTTTAACAAGCGGCATTGCAACTTTAATGATTTTGCCAAAATATTTTTCATCAATATTTAATTTTGACCCATCTCAAGGTTTATGGATGCAAAATTTTGGAATTTTATCCGTGATTTTTGGATCTATAGTTCAAGGATTTTTAGCTAGTAAATGGGGAAGCTATAAAATTTGTTCTTTTTTTAGCATAAGTTTAATGTTTTTTGGAATTTTATTTAGTTTTTATAATCAGCAATTTTTATGGTATTTTCTAATCGTTTGTTTTTCGCAAGGTATTATTACCTTTGCACCTGTTTTCATGACTCAAATCTTTAAAAATGAAATTAAATTAAGTGGATTAAGTTTTGCTTATAATATTTCTTATGCTTTTTTAGCTTTTCTTATACCTTTTATAATTGATTTTTTATATAAAAAATATTTAGGATTTTATTTTGTTTTTGTAGGAATGTGTTCCTTGTTTTGTATGTTTTTATTGAAAAAACATACAAAGAAAATTAAAAATTAA
- a CDS encoding M20/M25/M40 family metallo-hydrolase, with protein MQKVIDNFKDLCKIPHCSYETEEMKEFLINYSKDKNFIVNVDEAGNIHAIKGNPKICLQSHYDMVCMGDAPKVDVYEENGYLKAKNSSLGADNGIGIAIMMSAMNQFENLECLFTNNEEVGLMGVNSLEHTIQSKMLLNLDHESDNEIMIGCAGGVDIESTLHYKNIKSKGKIYELQAQNFKGGHSGINIINNEKSSIKEMAKFIKQNHGKIIFFEGGERVNSIPKHAKALVCFENEVKGNEWIKCEFKGEKEFEFCDQSDKLLDTINSFSHGVRAYNETLGIVQTSINLATLKMQNNQIEFALFARSNTLDDLKQIEFETLEFFKAFGYQSKSFNFYPPWEGKPNALSDLVFKALKKVSPEAKISAIHAGLECGIIEKKQKLLCASIGPNIYNPHSTDERCEIASVEKISKVVFEVLQNLN; from the coding sequence ATGCAAAAAGTTATAGATAATTTTAAAGATTTATGCAAAATTCCGCATTGTAGCTATGAGACTGAAGAAATGAAAGAATTTTTAATTAATTATTCTAAAGATAAAAATTTTATAGTTAATGTAGACGAAGCCGGAAATATTCACGCTATTAAAGGTAATCCTAAAATTTGTTTACAAAGCCATTACGATATGGTATGCATGGGAGATGCGCCTAAAGTGGATGTTTATGAAGAAAATGGATATTTAAAAGCCAAAAATTCAAGTCTAGGTGCAGATAATGGCATAGGAATAGCAATCATGATGAGCGCGATGAATCAATTTGAAAATCTAGAATGTCTTTTTACTAATAATGAAGAAGTTGGTCTTATGGGGGTTAATTCTTTAGAGCATACTATACAATCAAAGATGCTTTTAAATTTAGATCACGAAAGTGATAATGAGATTATGATAGGTTGTGCCGGTGGTGTTGATATAGAATCGACTTTACATTATAAAAATATAAAAAGTAAAGGCAAAATTTATGAATTGCAAGCACAAAATTTTAAAGGTGGTCATTCAGGAATTAATATCATAAATAATGAAAAAAGCTCTATTAAAGAAATGGCAAAATTTATAAAACAAAATCATGGAAAAATTATATTTTTTGAAGGTGGGGAAAGAGTTAATTCTATACCAAAACATGCCAAAGCTCTAGTATGTTTTGAAAATGAAGTCAAGGGAAATGAATGGATAAAATGTGAATTTAAAGGTGAAAAAGAATTTGAATTTTGCGATCAAAGTGATAAACTTTTAGATACTATCAATAGTTTTTCTCATGGAGTTAGAGCCTATAATGAAACCTTAGGAATAGTTCAAACTAGTATCAATCTTGCAACCTTAAAAATGCAAAACAATCAAATAGAATTTGCACTTTTTGCAAGATCTAATACTTTAGATGATTTAAAACAAATTGAATTTGAAACCTTAGAATTTTTTAAAGCTTTTGGTTATCAAAGCAAAAGCTTTAATTTTTATCCACCTTGGGAAGGCAAACCTAATGCTCTAAGCGACTTAGTTTTTAAAGCTTTAAAAAAAGTATCTCCAGAGGCTAAAATTTCAGCTATTCATGCGGGGCTTGAATGCGGGATCATAGAAAAAAAACAAAAATTATTATGCGCCTCTATAGGCCCAAACATTTATAATCCTCACTCTACCGATGAACGTTGTGAAATAGCTTCTGTAGAAAAAATTTCTAAAGTTGTTTTTGAAGTTTTGCAAAATCTCAATTAA
- a CDS encoding thermonuclease family protein has translation MRINYNKILNLRSILSDPKKLLAILIFSFAIIFIQNYMAKTPSFKAKVVRVIDGDTIEILNSNKTSKVRFFGIDAPEIKQNFGKEAKNNLNQILKNKEVEIFYKNKDIYGRIVAVVKLNNVDINCWMVSKGYAWADTYYTNVYIKEQKKAQKYKLGLWKEKNPIEPYKWRKQNRF, from the coding sequence TTGAGAATAAATTACAATAAAATCTTAAATTTAAGAAGTATTTTAAGCGATCCTAAAAAACTCTTAGCAATTTTGATTTTTTCCTTTGCGATTATATTTATTCAAAATTATATGGCAAAAACACCAAGTTTTAAAGCCAAAGTTGTTAGGGTAATTGATGGCGATACTATAGAAATTCTTAATTCCAATAAAACAAGTAAAGTAAGGTTTTTTGGTATAGATGCGCCTGAAATCAAACAAAATTTCGGAAAAGAAGCTAAAAATAATTTAAATCAAATTTTAAAAAATAAAGAAGTGGAAATTTTTTATAAAAATAAAGATATTTATGGTAGAATTGTTGCTGTTGTTAAGCTTAATAATGTAGATATAAATTGTTGGATGGTAAGCAAAGGCTATGCTTGGGCTGATACTTATTATACAAATGTATATATTAAAGAGCAAAAAAAAGCTCAAAAATATAAATTAGGACTTTGGAAAGAAAAAAATCCTATTGAGCCTTATAAATGGCGCAAACAAAATAGATTTTGA